Proteins from a single region of Flaviflexus salsibiostraticola:
- the moaA gene encoding GTP 3',8-cyclase MoaA, with product MSGSVVLGIPSVRSAVPDVSERPDTPLLTDRFGRIGRDLRVSLTDKCNLRCQYCMPAEGIDPLPSDRLLTDDEIVRLISISLTHLGVEEVRFTGGEPLLRKGLESIVTAASQMTNHLGHKPELSLTTNALGLSKRAAKLKAAGLDRVNISIDSIEPEVYARLTRRDRLKDAVEGARVAQEVGLTPVKINAVLMPGVNDDQAVPLLKFCLDNGYQLRFIEYMPLGPRGSWKRSDMITAEDILGMLETEFELTPLGDTVRGTSPAELWEASSPHHPTGSVGIIASVTRPFCGTCDRTRLTADGKIRNCLFGDSEIDLMGMMRGGATDEEIANLWRGAMWVKKAGHGIDDEGFLQPDRPMSAIGG from the coding sequence ATGAGTGGAAGTGTCGTTTTGGGAATCCCGTCCGTGCGCAGCGCAGTGCCGGACGTGTCGGAGCGCCCAGACACTCCGCTTCTCACAGACCGCTTCGGCCGGATCGGCCGCGATCTGCGGGTCTCCCTCACCGACAAGTGCAACCTGCGATGCCAGTACTGCATGCCTGCCGAGGGCATCGACCCGCTTCCCAGCGATCGGCTCCTCACCGACGACGAGATCGTCCGCCTCATCAGCATCTCCCTCACCCACCTCGGGGTCGAGGAGGTCCGGTTCACAGGCGGCGAGCCGCTGCTGCGCAAGGGTCTCGAATCGATCGTCACCGCCGCATCGCAGATGACGAATCACCTCGGCCACAAGCCCGAGCTGTCGCTCACGACCAATGCCCTTGGGCTCTCGAAGAGGGCAGCGAAACTCAAGGCTGCAGGCCTCGACCGCGTCAACATCTCCATCGACTCGATCGAGCCGGAGGTCTACGCACGCCTCACGCGGCGCGACCGGCTCAAGGATGCGGTCGAGGGAGCGAGGGTGGCTCAGGAGGTCGGCCTGACCCCGGTCAAGATCAACGCCGTCCTCATGCCCGGCGTCAATGACGATCAGGCGGTGCCGCTGCTCAAGTTCTGCCTCGACAACGGCTACCAGCTGCGCTTCATCGAATACATGCCGCTCGGCCCGCGAGGCTCGTGGAAGCGCAGCGACATGATCACCGCCGAGGACATCCTCGGCATGCTCGAGACCGAGTTCGAGCTGACGCCACTGGGCGACACGGTGCGCGGCACCTCACCCGCCGAGCTGTGGGAGGCCTCGAGCCCCCATCACCCCACCGGCAGTGTCGGCATCATCGCCTCGGTCACCCGCCCGTTCTGCGGCACCTGCGACCGCACCCGCCTGACGGCGGACGGCAAGATCCGCAACTGCCTTTTCGGGGACTCCGAGATCGACCTCATGGGAATGATGAGGGGCGGGGCGACCGACGAGGAGATCGCCAACCTGTGGCGCGGTGCGATGTGGGTCAAGAAGGCCGGTCACGGCATCGACGATGAGGGCTTCCTCCAACCGGATCGCCCCATGAGTGCAATAGGTGGATAA
- a CDS encoding MoaD/ThiS family protein: MVEIRYFASVAEAAGTPTELIAIPDGMTAGQLRSQLAHQRPGEFSRLVGISALLVNGVSADDVTVLPERAKVDVLPPFAGG, encoded by the coding sequence ATGGTAGAGATACGATACTTCGCTTCCGTGGCCGAGGCCGCGGGCACACCGACCGAGCTCATCGCCATTCCCGATGGCATGACCGCCGGCCAACTCCGCTCGCAGCTCGCCCATCAGAGGCCGGGTGAATTCTCCCGCCTAGTCGGCATCTCCGCCCTGCTCGTCAACGGCGTGAGCGCCGATGACGTCACGGTCCTCCCGGAACGCGCGAAGGTCGACGTTCTGCCGCCCTTCGCGGGCGGATGA
- a CDS encoding DMSO/selenate family reductase complex A subunit, with protein sequence MTSIADHRVSRRSFMKWSGVAGGSAALVATAAHVGMPGIAPAAAADGMEGVDATVWNACLANCQSRCPLRLQVKDGTVVRVLPDNTGSDELGDLQIRACVRGLNQRERIYSPDRIKKPVKRVGARGEGKWEEISWEEAFDTIASEMKRVKDEYGNEALWYHYGSGSTGGNITKRGTWPRLINTFGGYLGQYGDYSTAQITAAFPYQYGGWMGSNSLEDAQHSQLQVMFGNNPLETRMSGGGELGVVQRIRKDFGVRTISIDPRYNDTAVDADGEWVPIRPGTDAALIAGMIHVMVTEDLQDQDFLDTYCVGFDEDTLPEGAAKHSSYRSYLEGKGPDGIEKTPEWAADITGVPADRIRRLAREIATTKPCAVTQGWGVQRHANGENAARAVFTLAAAIGQIGVKGGGNGAREGNYRIPVKAFPLFDGEAPPVSTQISCFNWIDAINDGPSMTDVKDGVRGKEKLDVGIKLMVVNASNTLINQHNGVHVTQETLKDDSKCEFIVVIDHQWTPSCDWGDIVLPSTTNFEENDLIPGGSCGDMGWAIWGGKAIEPLYETKIGYEMCTEIAKRLGVEEEFTQGRTQEEWRTWLFEGTKADFPDFPSEEKMEQMGVYRHHNPAGTTIAMKDFREDPEANPLMTPSGKIEIYSAQLAEMAKTWVFEGVTEGDKLTALPEQIDTWEGALEARENTEYPLQCIAHHYKGRTHSSYANLAKNLEAHPQMVWINPKDAADRDIENGDIVDVFSPRGTLRTEARVTPRIAPGVVSVPQGAWYTPDKDGVDLGGNINTIMKYHPSPLAKGNPGHTSLVQIKRHSRV encoded by the coding sequence ATGACTTCGATTGCGGACCACAGGGTCTCAAGACGTTCATTCATGAAGTGGTCAGGCGTTGCAGGAGGATCTGCAGCGCTCGTAGCCACGGCCGCCCATGTCGGCATGCCCGGAATCGCCCCCGCCGCTGCTGCGGATGGCATGGAGGGTGTCGACGCCACCGTCTGGAACGCCTGCCTCGCCAACTGTCAGTCCCGCTGCCCGCTCCGCCTCCAGGTCAAGGATGGCACCGTTGTGCGCGTCCTCCCGGACAACACCGGCTCAGATGAGCTGGGCGACCTTCAGATCCGCGCGTGCGTGCGTGGACTCAACCAGCGCGAGCGGATCTACTCCCCCGACCGCATCAAGAAGCCGGTCAAGCGCGTCGGCGCGCGCGGCGAGGGTAAGTGGGAGGAGATCTCCTGGGAGGAGGCCTTCGACACGATCGCGTCCGAGATGAAGCGCGTCAAGGACGAGTACGGCAACGAGGCTCTCTGGTACCACTACGGCTCGGGCTCGACGGGCGGCAACATCACGAAGCGCGGCACGTGGCCCCGCCTCATCAACACCTTCGGCGGCTACCTCGGCCAGTACGGCGATTACTCCACCGCACAGATCACCGCCGCATTCCCCTACCAGTACGGCGGCTGGATGGGCTCGAACTCCCTTGAGGATGCTCAGCATTCGCAGCTTCAGGTCATGTTCGGCAACAACCCGCTCGAGACGCGAATGTCAGGCGGCGGCGAGCTCGGCGTCGTCCAGAGGATCCGCAAAGACTTCGGCGTCCGCACGATCTCAATCGATCCGCGCTACAACGATACTGCTGTCGATGCGGATGGCGAATGGGTCCCGATCCGTCCGGGCACCGATGCTGCTCTCATCGCTGGCATGATCCACGTCATGGTGACCGAGGACCTCCAGGATCAGGACTTCCTCGACACCTACTGCGTCGGCTTCGACGAGGACACCCTCCCCGAGGGCGCCGCGAAGCACTCCTCCTACCGCTCCTACCTCGAGGGCAAGGGCCCCGATGGGATCGAGAAGACCCCCGAGTGGGCCGCGGATATCACCGGCGTCCCTGCCGACCGGATTCGCCGGCTCGCCCGCGAGATCGCGACAACGAAGCCGTGCGCCGTGACGCAGGGCTGGGGCGTCCAGCGCCACGCCAACGGTGAGAATGCGGCGCGCGCCGTCTTCACACTCGCAGCAGCGATCGGCCAGATCGGCGTCAAGGGCGGCGGCAACGGCGCCCGTGAGGGCAACTACAGGATCCCCGTCAAGGCGTTCCCCCTGTTCGACGGTGAGGCCCCTCCTGTCAGCACTCAGATCTCGTGCTTCAACTGGATCGATGCCATCAATGACGGACCGTCGATGACGGATGTCAAGGACGGCGTGCGCGGCAAAGAGAAGCTCGACGTCGGCATCAAGCTCATGGTCGTCAACGCCTCGAACACGCTCATCAACCAGCACAACGGGGTCCACGTCACTCAGGAGACGCTCAAGGACGACAGCAAGTGCGAGTTCATCGTCGTCATCGACCACCAGTGGACCCCGAGCTGCGACTGGGGCGATATCGTCCTGCCCTCGACCACGAACTTCGAGGAGAACGACCTCATCCCCGGCGGCAGTTGTGGCGACATGGGCTGGGCGATCTGGGGCGGCAAGGCCATCGAGCCGCTCTACGAGACCAAGATCGGCTACGAGATGTGCACGGAGATCGCGAAGCGTCTCGGCGTCGAGGAGGAGTTCACTCAGGGCCGCACCCAGGAGGAGTGGCGCACCTGGCTGTTCGAGGGCACGAAGGCCGACTTCCCCGACTTCCCGTCCGAGGAGAAGATGGAGCAGATGGGCGTGTACCGCCACCACAACCCCGCGGGCACGACGATCGCCATGAAGGACTTCCGCGAGGACCCGGAGGCGAACCCGCTCATGACCCCGTCCGGGAAGATCGAGATCTACTCCGCTCAGCTTGCTGAGATGGCGAAGACCTGGGTCTTCGAGGGCGTGACCGAGGGAGACAAGCTCACGGCGCTACCCGAGCAGATCGACACGTGGGAGGGCGCCCTCGAGGCACGTGAGAACACGGAATACCCACTCCAGTGCATCGCCCACCACTACAAGGGCCGCACACACTCCTCGTACGCAAACCTGGCCAAGAACCTCGAGGCGCATCCGCAGATGGTGTGGATCAACCCGAAGGATGCGGCAGACCGGGATATTGAGAACGGCGACATCGTCGACGTGTTCAGCCCCCGGGGGACACTGCGGACCGAAGCTCGCGTCACCCCGCGCATCGCACCCGGTGTCGTCTCCGTGCCCCAGGGCGCCTGGTATACGCCCGACAAGGATGGCGTCGATCTCGGCGGCAACATCAACACCATCATGAAGTACCACCCGTCCCCGCTCGCGAAGGGCAATCCGGGCCACACCTCGCTGGTCCAGATCAAGCGTCACAGCCGGGTGTAA
- a CDS encoding DMSO/selenate family reductase complex A subunit — protein sequence MTIVEAGGRRGLSRRSFMKWSGVAGGSAALVATAAHLGMPSTVANAAEGVEDADATVWSACTVNCGSRCPLRLQVKDGTVVRVLPDNTGDNELGNQQVRACVRGRSQRHRIYNPDRLKKPMKRVPGTKRGDEQWEEISWEQALDEIAEKMEDIKGRYGNEAFYIQYGTGVLGTVMSSSWPPDQSPLARMLNYYGGYLDHYSDYSTAGITQAYPYFYGTWLSSNSFDDAKNSKLQVMFGNNPLETRMGGASQLFVTQKTKEISGVRTIVIDPRYSETAAVLGDEWIGLRPGTDAALIAGMIHVMLEEDLQDQDFLDKYCVGFDEDTLPEGAPKNSSYRSYIEGKGTDGVEKTPEWAADITGVPAQKIRQLAREIANAKPAAITQGWGSQRHANGENTARAIFLLAAVTGNIGVAGGGTGARESAQGLGISSPFYSEMKPNASNKIISVFGWMDAIEHGPELNTFNAGVCEKVAPGVRANKVPVDDEGNPTNISLEVPIKALFQYGSNSLVNQTGDNNRTVKILQDESLAELIVTCDIQYTVSARYSDYILPGTSTAEETDIHPGEGSGPMAYGIVSTQAIDPLYECKSMYDICTELADRLGIKDEFTGGKTREEWLQATIDASREADPELPTYEEWKEMGIYRRNAGPIVSAADFREDPEANPLPTPSGKIEIYSSRLAAMAEKWEFGVFRPELEGDKLTALPEYTEVWEGVHEARTSEKYPLQVIGHHYKARTHSSYGNVDWMKEAHTQSVWINPVDAAERGIKNDDEVFVYNERGTVRLPAKVTERIVPGALSIPQGAWYDPKTDVKAPSGANLDLPVDIAGSVNTLTSHHPSPLAKGNAVHTTIANVVKA from the coding sequence ATGACAATTGTTGAAGCTGGGGGCCGACGCGGGCTGTCGCGTCGTTCCTTTATGAAGTGGTCCGGCGTCGCCGGCGGCTCTGCAGCCCTCGTCGCCACTGCCGCTCATCTCGGCATGCCCAGCACCGTGGCCAACGCCGCGGAGGGCGTTGAGGATGCGGACGCGACCGTCTGGTCTGCCTGCACCGTCAACTGCGGCTCCCGCTGCCCCCTCCGCCTCCAGGTGAAGGACGGGACCGTTGTCCGCGTCCTCCCTGATAACACCGGCGATAACGAGCTCGGCAACCAGCAGGTTCGCGCGTGTGTCCGTGGCCGCTCGCAGCGCCACCGCATCTACAACCCCGACCGTCTCAAGAAGCCGATGAAGCGCGTGCCCGGCACGAAGCGCGGCGACGAGCAGTGGGAAGAGATCTCCTGGGAGCAGGCTCTCGACGAGATCGCCGAGAAGATGGAAGACATCAAGGGACGCTACGGCAACGAAGCGTTCTACATCCAGTACGGCACCGGCGTGCTCGGCACCGTCATGTCGTCCTCGTGGCCGCCGGATCAGAGCCCGCTGGCCAGGATGCTCAACTACTACGGCGGCTACCTCGACCACTACTCGGATTACTCCACCGCGGGCATCACCCAGGCCTACCCGTACTTCTACGGCACCTGGCTCTCCTCGAACTCCTTCGATGATGCGAAGAACTCGAAGCTCCAGGTCATGTTCGGCAACAACCCGCTCGAAACACGTATGGGTGGAGCGAGCCAGCTGTTCGTCACCCAGAAGACCAAGGAGATCTCCGGAGTCCGCACGATCGTCATCGATCCGCGCTATTCGGAGACCGCAGCGGTCCTCGGCGACGAGTGGATCGGCCTGCGCCCAGGCACGGATGCCGCGCTCATTGCCGGCATGATCCACGTCATGCTGGAGGAGGACCTGCAGGATCAGGACTTCCTCGACAAGTACTGCGTCGGTTTCGACGAGGACACCCTCCCCGAGGGGGCCCCGAAGAACTCCTCATATCGCTCCTACATCGAGGGCAAGGGCACGGACGGCGTCGAGAAGACCCCCGAGTGGGCGGCCGACATCACCGGCGTCCCCGCCCAGAAGATCAGGCAGCTCGCCCGTGAGATCGCCAACGCCAAGCCGGCCGCGATCACGCAGGGCTGGGGCTCGCAGCGCCACGCCAACGGTGAGAACACCGCTCGCGCGATCTTCCTCCTCGCAGCCGTGACCGGCAATATCGGCGTCGCCGGTGGCGGCACCGGTGCCCGCGAGTCCGCACAGGGACTCGGCATCTCCAGCCCGTTCTACTCGGAGATGAAGCCCAACGCATCGAACAAGATCATCTCGGTCTTCGGCTGGATGGACGCGATCGAGCACGGCCCCGAGCTCAACACCTTCAACGCAGGTGTATGCGAGAAGGTCGCCCCCGGTGTCCGCGCCAACAAGGTGCCGGTCGATGACGAGGGCAACCCGACCAACATCAGCCTCGAGGTCCCGATCAAGGCCCTCTTCCAGTACGGCTCGAACTCGCTCGTCAACCAGACCGGCGACAACAACCGCACCGTGAAGATCCTCCAGGACGAGTCCCTCGCCGAGCTGATCGTCACCTGCGACATCCAGTACACGGTTTCGGCGCGCTACTCGGATTACATCCTCCCCGGCACGTCCACCGCCGAGGAGACCGACATCCACCCCGGTGAGGGCTCAGGCCCCATGGCCTACGGCATCGTCTCCACCCAGGCGATCGATCCCCTCTACGAGTGCAAGTCGATGTACGACATCTGCACCGAGCTCGCCGACAGGCTCGGCATCAAGGATGAGTTCACGGGCGGCAAGACCCGCGAAGAGTGGCTCCAGGCCACCATCGATGCCAGCCGCGAGGCGGATCCCGAGCTTCCGACCTACGAGGAGTGGAAGGAGATGGGTATCTACCGCAGGAATGCTGGCCCAATCGTTTCGGCAGCCGACTTCCGCGAGGATCCCGAGGCGAACCCGCTTCCGACCCCCTCCGGCAAGATCGAGATCTACTCGAGCCGCCTTGCAGCCATGGCTGAGAAGTGGGAGTTCGGAGTCTTCCGTCCCGAGCTCGAGGGCGACAAGCTGACCGCCCTCCCCGAATACACCGAGGTCTGGGAAGGCGTCCACGAGGCTCGCACCTCGGAGAAGTACCCGCTCCAGGTCATCGGCCACCACTACAAGGCCCGCACTCACTCCAGCTACGGCAACGTCGACTGGATGAAGGAAGCCCACACGCAGTCGGTGTGGATCAACCCTGTTGACGCTGCTGAACGCGGCATCAAGAACGACGATGAAGTGTTCGTCTACAACGAGCGCGGAACCGTCAGGCTGCCTGCAAAGGTGACCGAGCGCATCGTCCCAGGCGCACTCTCAATCCCCCAGGGTGCCTGGTACGACCCGAAGACCGATGTCAAAGCCCCTTCGGGCGCCAACCTCGACCTGCCGGTCGACATCGCCGGCTCGGTCAACACTCTCACGTCGCACCATCCGTCGCCGCTGGCAAAGGGCAACGCCGTGCACACCACAATCGCCAACGTCGTCAAGGCCTGA
- a CDS encoding DMSO/selenate family reductase complex B subunit — protein MATAEVTAGANYGFFFDQTLCTGCKACQVACKDKHDLPVGINWRRVVEYSGGSWQQSGNTFTPNIFTYYTSIACNHCEDAICMEVCPTTAMSRREDGTIYVDSDKCVGCRYCEWACSYSAPQFNAETGQMTKCDLCYDYRSTGQDPACVDACPSRALDWGPIDELREQYGTTDNIAPLPDPSVTNPRLVINPHRDAQSWDSQSGAIANPKEI, from the coding sequence ATGGCTACCGCTGAAGTTACAGCAGGAGCGAACTACGGGTTCTTCTTCGACCAGACACTGTGCACGGGCTGCAAGGCCTGCCAGGTCGCCTGTAAAGATAAGCACGACCTTCCGGTCGGCATCAACTGGCGTCGCGTCGTCGAATACTCGGGTGGCTCCTGGCAGCAGTCCGGGAACACGTTCACTCCGAACATCTTCACCTACTACACGTCGATCGCGTGCAACCACTGCGAGGACGCCATCTGCATGGAGGTCTGCCCGACCACCGCGATGTCGCGCCGCGAGGATGGCACGATCTACGTCGACTCCGACAAGTGCGTCGGATGCCGCTACTGCGAGTGGGCCTGCTCCTACTCCGCACCGCAGTTCAACGCAGAGACCGGTCAGATGACCAAGTGCGACCTCTGCTACGACTACCGGTCGACCGGTCAGGACCCGGCCTGTGTGGACGCCTGCCCGTCGCGTGCGCTCGACTGGGGTCCTATCGACGAGCTGCGTGAGCAGTACGGAACCACCGACAACATCGCGCCGCTCCCGGATCCGTCCGTGACCAACCCGCGCCTGGTGATCAACCCGCACCGCGACGCCCAGTCCTGGGATTCGCAGTCCGGCGCCATTGCGAACCCGAAGGAAATCTGA
- a CDS encoding dimethyl sulfoxide reductase anchor subunit family protein, whose product MNLHELPMIIFTVLAQLSVGAFVALGVINVLGIPRYGRDTIERVTDPAIYAIGPTLVLGLIASMFHMNDVSNMFNVIRNWDTSWLSREIIFGVGFAALGFLFAIMQWFKIGSHAVRQIIAGLAAVVGLGLIYSMSMIYYSVETIPAWNTWAVPFQFFATTFLLGGLAVGSAILIHMSRRFKHTEKSTNGDEFTEVDPPIRTNGGVGLLERTRVRAETMTREPITATSKDVKVAQSVIRWIAITSVVIGVAIFIGYIVHITGLATGVAEQQLAAEQYQTAFFLVRLALLGIAAVLLAVYTFKSANQEFTTPKTMTVLMVSALVLATVSEFMGRSVHYDTLFRVGM is encoded by the coding sequence ATGAACCTCCACGAACTCCCCATGATCATCTTCACGGTCCTGGCGCAGCTGAGCGTCGGCGCATTCGTCGCGCTCGGTGTGATCAACGTTCTCGGAATTCCGAGGTACGGCCGTGACACCATCGAGCGGGTCACCGACCCGGCGATCTACGCGATCGGCCCGACTCTCGTCCTCGGCCTCATCGCCTCCATGTTCCACATGAACGACGTCTCGAACATGTTCAACGTCATCAGGAACTGGGACACCTCCTGGCTGTCCCGCGAGATCATCTTCGGTGTCGGCTTCGCCGCCCTCGGCTTCCTCTTCGCCATCATGCAGTGGTTCAAGATCGGCAGCCATGCCGTCCGGCAGATCATTGCCGGCCTCGCCGCGGTCGTCGGCCTTGGCCTCATCTACTCGATGTCGATGATCTACTACTCGGTCGAGACGATCCCCGCGTGGAACACCTGGGCCGTTCCGTTCCAGTTCTTCGCGACGACCTTCCTCCTCGGCGGTCTCGCTGTCGGATCGGCGATCCTCATCCACATGTCGCGCCGCTTCAAGCACACCGAGAAGTCCACCAACGGTGACGAGTTCACCGAGGTGGATCCCCCGATCCGCACGAATGGTGGAGTCGGCCTGCTCGAGCGCACCCGCGTCCGCGCAGAGACGATGACCCGCGAGCCGATCACAGCGACGTCGAAGGACGTCAAGGTCGCACAGTCGGTCATCCGGTGGATCGCCATCACCTCGGTCGTCATCGGTGTCGCCATCTTCATCGGCTACATCGTCCACATCACCGGCCTCGCAACCGGTGTGGCAGAGCAGCAGCTCGCCGCTGAGCAGTACCAGACCGCATTCTTCCTGGTCCGCCTTGCTCTCCTCGGCATCGCCGCTGTCCTCCTCGCCGTGTACACCTTCAAGTCCGCGAACCAGGAGTTCACCACCCCGAAGACCATGACGGTCCTCATGGTGTCGGCACTCGTGCTCGCCACTGTCTCTGAGTTCATGGGCCGCTCGGTCCACTACGACACTCTCTTCCGAGTGGGAATGTAG
- a CDS encoding TorD/DmsD family molecular chaperone → MNPSLPSPESLDRLAAAFATLGRLHLQSPDQETLDQLKGLLDEWPLDAKDDTAFGLDELRKSFDKDETVAEIRRDHNLLYGVTATAKVPPYESVHRNQDRLVFDKETLEVRAEYRKLGLQAPKLNQEPDDHIGLEFNFIAQSCLRSLDALDQGSTTDASRYYGIGAVFMHQHINEWVPQMLEQAAEAADTHFYSGVMYLSLGAIGAFAEAE, encoded by the coding sequence GTGAATCCTTCCCTACCTTCCCCGGAATCGCTCGACCGCCTCGCCGCAGCCTTCGCCACGCTGGGCCGACTCCACCTGCAATCGCCGGATCAGGAGACGCTGGACCAGCTCAAGGGGCTGCTGGACGAGTGGCCGCTCGACGCGAAGGACGACACTGCTTTCGGTCTCGACGAGCTGCGCAAGTCCTTCGACAAGGACGAGACCGTCGCTGAGATCCGCCGGGACCACAACCTGCTGTACGGGGTGACGGCGACCGCCAAGGTGCCCCCGTACGAATCTGTCCACCGCAACCAGGACCGGCTCGTCTTCGACAAGGAGACCCTTGAGGTGAGGGCAGAGTACCGCAAGCTCGGACTCCAGGCACCCAAGCTCAATCAGGAGCCGGATGACCACATCGGTCTCGAGTTCAACTTCATCGCCCAGTCCTGCCTGCGCAGCCTCGACGCCCTCGACCAGGGGTCGACGACGGACGCGTCCCGCTACTACGGGATCGGCGCGGTCTTCATGCATCAGCACATCAATGAGTGGGTGCCGCAGATGCTCGAGCAGGCCGCCGAGGCCGCTGATACCCACTTCTATTCGGGTGTCATGTACCTGTCCCTCGGCGCGATCGGCGCATTCGCAGAGGCCGAATGA
- a CDS encoding 4Fe-4S binding protein yields MTSLRLLHSWLRANEPGPIALVAGGEPELVTEKDIPAVLLPGPLGEVPAHELLEALGLGAMVIHLHGDPGPLETLRTTLAVAGIDRLQLGTPAVKPRESFGVEDVPHSRRNLFGLGRSDLPLPDETLLPEDRERLALRSLLEAEGVDPSALSEAPSHGLVLRTSGCTACGVCVKACPTEALELSHLETGPDRRITTLAVYDSACIGCRRCVELCPVDAFTVAGPTSWETRLGERSRRPLETIPTVRCERCKTYFPMREGGTLCATCRATRENPFGIRWPEGVPKPPGARF; encoded by the coding sequence ATGACCAGCCTTCGCCTCCTCCACTCCTGGCTGCGGGCCAATGAGCCCGGGCCGATCGCGCTCGTCGCCGGAGGGGAGCCGGAGCTGGTCACAGAGAAGGACATCCCCGCGGTCCTTCTTCCCGGGCCCCTCGGGGAGGTTCCCGCGCATGAGCTTCTTGAGGCCCTCGGCCTCGGCGCCATGGTCATCCACCTCCACGGGGATCCGGGCCCGCTCGAGACGCTGAGGACGACCCTTGCGGTCGCGGGAATCGATCGTCTCCAGCTCGGCACCCCCGCCGTCAAGCCGCGCGAATCGTTCGGCGTCGAGGACGTCCCGCATTCGCGGCGCAATCTCTTCGGGCTGGGCAGATCCGATCTGCCGCTGCCGGACGAGACCCTGCTGCCGGAGGACCGGGAGCGTCTCGCCCTCCGGAGCCTCCTCGAGGCTGAGGGAGTGGACCCGTCGGCCCTGTCCGAGGCGCCCTCCCACGGCCTCGTCCTGCGGACGTCGGGGTGCACGGCGTGCGGTGTATGCGTCAAGGCATGCCCGACGGAGGCCCTCGAGCTGTCCCACCTGGAGACCGGCCCCGACCGGCGGATCACGACCCTCGCGGTCTACGACTCGGCCTGCATCGGCTGCCGCCGGTGCGTCGAGCTGTGCCCCGTCGACGCCTTCACGGTCGCGGGACCCACCTCCTGGGAGACGAGGCTCGGCGAACGCTCCCGCAGGCCGCTGGAGACGATCCCGACGGTGCGGTGCGAGCGCTGCAAGACGTACTTCCCGATGAGGGAAGGCGGGACGCTGTGCGCGACCTGCAGGGCCACCCGCGAGAACCCGTTCGGCATCCGCTGGCCCGAGGGCGTCCCGAAGCCACCCGGAGCCCGGTTCTGA
- a CDS encoding molybdenum cofactor biosynthesis protein MoaE has translation MISAHVLTVSDRCSRGEREDLSGPLAAALLGGWSVSVDRTRIIPDGADSVRTAIEESVREGARVIVTTGGTGISPRDETPEGTLPLISKRLDGIESLIRQAAKNAPAAPLSRALAGIVTVDGADAFVVNAPGSRGGVTDTINVIGPLLDHVVDQLEGGDHPVPHLSHDHGGHLSTLDVPAAHHHGAKVQLTPHAQATWETQHASEHPDHDADVVYATVTGDPIDMDELVRLVERPEAGAVMTFKGIVRNHDAGRSVNSIDYEAHPDAGTVVARVAHEVAKASGCEAIAVVHRSGHLAIGDIALGAAVSAAHRVEAFTALNEVVEQVKLQLPVWKKQQFPDGSHEWTGSA, from the coding sequence GTGATCAGCGCTCATGTTCTCACCGTCTCGGACCGATGCTCCCGCGGTGAAAGAGAAGACCTGTCCGGCCCCCTTGCCGCTGCCCTTCTGGGCGGCTGGTCCGTGTCTGTCGACAGGACCCGAATCATCCCGGATGGCGCGGACTCCGTTCGCACCGCCATCGAGGAATCGGTGCGAGAGGGTGCCCGCGTCATCGTCACCACCGGCGGCACCGGCATCTCCCCGCGCGATGAGACTCCGGAGGGCACCCTTCCCCTCATCTCCAAGCGCCTCGACGGGATCGAGTCCCTCATTCGCCAGGCCGCGAAGAACGCTCCGGCAGCGCCGCTCTCCCGCGCACTCGCCGGCATCGTCACCGTCGACGGCGCAGACGCGTTCGTCGTCAACGCGCCAGGCTCCCGGGGAGGCGTGACGGACACGATCAACGTCATCGGCCCTCTGCTCGACCACGTTGTCGACCAGCTCGAGGGCGGGGACCACCCGGTCCCGCACCTCTCCCACGACCACGGCGGCCACCTCTCGACCCTCGATGTTCCCGCCGCCCACCACCACGGCGCGAAGGTCCAGCTGACCCCGCACGCCCAGGCGACTTGGGAGACTCAGCATGCCTCCGAGCACCCCGATCACGATGCCGATGTCGTCTACGCGACCGTGACCGGCGACCCGATCGACATGGACGAGCTCGTCCGGCTCGTTGAGCGGCCCGAGGCCGGCGCCGTCATGACCTTCAAGGGAATCGTCCGGAACCACGATGCTGGGCGCTCGGTCAATTCCATCGACTACGAGGCCCACCCCGACGCGGGCACGGTCGTCGCACGGGTCGCCCACGAGGTGGCGAAGGCATCCGGATGTGAGGCGATCGCCGTCGTCCACCGCTCCGGCCATCTCGCCATCGGCGACATCGCCCTCGGCGCCGCCGTCTCCGCCGCACACCGGGTTGAGGCCTTCACCGCGCTCAACGAGGTCGTCGAACAGGTCAAGCTGCAGTTGCCCGTCTGGAAGAAGCAGCAGTTCCCCGACGGCTCACACGAATGGACCGGCTCGGCCTGA